From a region of the Dictyostelium discoideum AX4 chromosome 2 chromosome, whole genome shotgun sequence genome:
- a CDS encoding acyl-CoA oxidase, translating to MYKNRIEIIKKHLEVNNSQTTNNKDEVLEKELFNSIDTNINVGELKLLIDSVEESKYKDETREFIRNHPKFKENFIGLDMATYRQLVLEQCAAIANRGLIHFTDIKNNLHRYIGALEMFALYNNNILTKLSVQYTLFGGPIIFLGTSRHEKYIEDANTLKTMGCFAMTEIGHGSNVRGIETTAHYDKQTKEFIIHSPTPTSEKFWIGCAYLHATYAVVFANLIIDGTNYGIHAFIVPLRCPKSGAIMKGITIKDCGHKLGLNGIDNGQIRFDQVRIPRENLLNKYSDVSEDGVYKSQFNTPIKNFAATMSPFIVGRMAITKGCSGAAKTSLSIAIEFSHIRKQFGPSSNKELPLITLSSQQRRLMAPLARTILFDLYIQRLTNELCQEKLPASIHAHCSGIKAVYSWFCVAALQTCREACGGQGYRSANRIAEFKNDCDIICTYEGDNTVLMQQLAKYLLGVKQKQTNTTTNRIYLDGEDAKSLFFNFSNINQLFETREEMRLAELKQIIDNSKESAYFAFNNAIPWAVKLGFAHMTKIVFQNSINTLKLKNVKPLTHLIMLDALVSIEEDLGWFVSNHLISPNVAQSIPFLIQDLCFEVTKVSKQIIASFDIPENCKPSSKDLISDLF from the exons ATGTATAAAAACAGAATTGAAATc ataaaaaaacatttagaAGTTAATAATAGtcaaacaacaaataataaggATGAAGttttagaaaaagaattatttaattcaattgatacaaatattaatgttggagaattaaaattattaattgattcagtTGAAGAAAGTAAATATAAGGATGAAACAAGAGAATTCATTAGAAATCATCCAAAATTCAAAGAGAATTTCATTGGATTGGATATGGCTACCTATAGACAATTAGTACTTGAGCAATGTGCTGCAATTGCAAATCGTGGATTAATTCATTTTACTGATATTAAGAATAACCTTCACAGATATATAGGCGCTTTAGAAATGTTTGCattgtataataataatattttaacgAAATTGAGTGTTCAATATACATTATTTGGAGGtccaattatatttttaggtACCTCAAGACATGAGAAATATATTGAAGATGCTAATACCCTCAAGACAATGGGTTGCTTTGCAATGACAGAGATTGGTCATGGTTCAAATGTTCGTGGTATTGAAACTACTGCACATTACGATAAACAAACTAAAGAGTTTATCATTCattcaccaacaccaacaagtGAAAAGTTTTGGATTGGTTGCGCTTATCTTCATGCTACCTATGCTGTAGTTTTCGCAAACTTAATCATTGATGGTACAAACTATGGTATTCATGCATTTATTGTACCACTTCGTTGTCCAAAGAGTGGTGCAATCATGAAAGGTATCACCATTAAAGATTGTGGTCATAAGTTAGGTTTGAATGGTATTGATAATGGTCAAATTCGTTTCGATCAAGTTCGTATCCCAAGAGAGAACcttttaaacaaatatagTGATGTTAGCGAAGATGGTGTTTACAAGAGCCAATTCAATACACCAATAAAGAATTTCGCTGCAACAATGTCACCATTCATCGTTGGTAGAATGGCAATCACTAAAGGTTGTTCAGGTGCTGCTAAAACCTCCCTCTCTATTGCTATTGAATTCTCACATATTAGAAAACAATTTGGCCCATCTTCAAATAAAGAGCTTCCATTGATTACTCTCAGTTCTCAACAACGTCGTCTTATGGCACCATTGGCAAGAACCATCTTGTTTGATCTTTACATTCAACGTTTAACCAATGAATTATGTCAAGAGAAATTACCAGCTTCAATCCATGCTCACTGCTCTGGTATCAAAGCAGTTTACAGTTGGTTCTGTGTTGCAGCACTCCAAACTTGTCGTGAAGCTTGTGGTGGCCAGGGTTACCGTTCAGCAAATCGTATAgctgaatttaaaaatgattgtgATATCATTTGCACATATGAAGGTGATAACACTGTTCTCATGCAACAATTGGCCAAGTATTTATTAGGtgtaaaacaaaaacaaacaaataccACTACCAATCGTATCTATTTAGATGGTGAAGATGCCAAATcgttatttttcaatttttcgaatataaatcaattatttgaaactaGAGAAGAGATGCGTTTGGCcgaattaaaacaaatcatTGACAACTCTAAAGAATCTGCTTATTTCGCTTTTAACAATGCAATTCCATGGGCTGTCAAATTAGGTTTTGCTCACATGACTAAAATCGTTTTCCAAAACTCTATCAATACATTAAAACTTAAAAACGTTAAACCATTAACTCATTTAATTATGTTGGATGCTCTCGTCTCCATTGAAGAAGATTTAGGTTGGTTCGtttcaaatcatttaatCTCACCAAATGTTGCTCAATCAATCCCATTCTTAATTCAAGATCTTTGTTTTGAAGTTACTAAAGtttcaaaacaaattatCGCTTCATTTGATATTCCTGAAAATTGTAAACCATCATCAAAGGATTTAATTTCtgatcttttttaa
- a CDS encoding ankyrin repeat-containing protein, with amino-acid sequence MSLTTTSIIVTECSPTSRSILTLKSPTIQSEIKNEELEMYNNINNNNNNNNNNNENDDKNSILFSKILSNFKIRSKIFKGVKRFGSKVISRKYKDIISLEWMINHKHWGLIKDKIQQGHNLIISSVCRKIIFSIPDFNIFKMCFERYIEYFPRLYPTLIDHAAYYGNYEMVVYLHNKGYTASPYAIDNASRWGNLQMVKFLKENRNDGCTDSAMENAVAFNDLELVKYIHQQLNEPCTLFAIDHASSNGSLEILQYLHKNLGNNGNILGGSGFNNNNNNINNNSGNNNNNNSGNNSGSNNNSNNNSNGSSPIINSSTPPSTPKRSKALDLAAQYGHLDCLKYLIQNNIIPPTNTTPLINIPYSPRGGRSSSTVVLAPDSHIESPLYSATKRAIEGGHIEIVKYLYTLYQPNNIEVFTLSISKGQLEILEFYMSHAGNIDFEGFFRVNFNEDFIASALLYKNLELIKVCRNRLGIEITAKAFDIAVRFVDRPDLLAYLLQEKPIPDGGFNPNLLSDCCIYNNLAAIKALVIFGGEPFYLQPQSYCSGMEISSASGFFEIVQYLNELDQTLSIGNAIDKAAINGHLSIVKYLTENRTSAHCTTDAVDKAVYNGHEEVVRYLLNHRTEGATSRAVSNAAYLGDLEMVKFLHNSGQPCSKAAINNAASNGNLDVIQFLQKNRTEGCTEQALINAISGTCFDTVKYIIEQYCPRDVQITEATMIAIGEAGDLTTLKYFKDVVSRTVSVNLDFSHILKPAFNYGYLDIIKYCLQPSGSTTPRTPNSSSPPPIYHTLSINNNNNNNNNNINSISSPSMSNKVSPIMIPSNSLSTSSISLSSSSSSSSSSSSPSSSSSPIQSSSIPTVNLPILPINSISSSPTINNNNNNNNNNNDLSPTKNQQQISSSPSSPIHLSINGLSSMIFVSPLSLPLTKEHISISYSRGHSHILEHLVEYHPKPLAKYLSTIDLSPRKRIIKYDEHHLLNYLKNVNSRINSKSKPTISIFSKILPINLKKLNK; translated from the coding sequence atgtcattAACTACAACATCAATAATAGTTACAGAATGTTCACCAACATCAAGATCAATCTTAACATTAAAATCACCAACAATTCAatcagaaattaaaaatgaagagTTGGAAatgtataataatattaataataataataataataataataataataatgaaaatgatgataaaaattcaattttattttcaaaaattttatcaaattttaaaattagaagtaaaatatttaaaggtGTTAAAAGATTTGGAAGTAAAGTTATAAGTAGAAAATATAAAGATATAATATCATTAGAATGGATGATAAATCATAAACATTGGggattaattaaagataagATTCAACAAGGTcataatttgataatatcATCAGTTTGTAGAAAAATCATATTTTCAATACCagatttcaatatttttaaaatgtgtTTTGAAAGAtatattgaatattttcCAAGATTATATCCAACATTAATTGATCATGCTGCATATTATGGTAATTATGAAATGGTGGTTTATTTACATAACAAAGGTTACACTGCATCACCCTATGCTATCGATAATGCATCACGTTGGGGTAATTTACAAATGGTGAAATTCTTAAAAGAGAATAGAAATGATGGTTGCACTGATAGTGCAATGGAAAATGCTGTTGCATTCAATGATTTAGAATTGGTTAAATATATTCATCAACAATTGAATGAACCATGTACTTTATTTGCAATTGATCATGCTTCTTCAAATGGTAGTTTAGAAATTTTACAATATCTTCATAAAAATTTaggtaataatggtaatataCTGGGTGGCAGtggatttaataataataataataatatcaataataatagtggtaataataataataataatagtggtaacaatagtggtagtaataataatagtaataataatagtaatggatcatcaccaattataaattcatcAACACCACCATCAACACCAAAAAGGTCAAAAGCATTAGATTTAGCAGCACAATATGGTCATTTAGattgtttaaaatatttaattcaaaataatattataccACCAACCAATACAAcaccattaattaatataccCTATAGTCCAAGAGGTGGTAGATCATCAAGTACTGTTGTATTGGCACCAGATTCACATATTGAATCACCATTGTATAGTGCTACAAAAAGAGCAATTGAAGGTGGTCATATTGAGATTGTAAAATATTTGTATACATTATATCaaccaaataatattgaagtTTTCACATTGTCAATTAGTAAAGGTCAATTGgaaattttagaattttataTGTCTCATGCTGGTAATATTGATTTCGAAGGTTTCTTTAGAGTAAACTTTAATGAGGATTTCATTGCATCTGCTCTATTATATAAGAATTTAGAATTGATTAAAGTTTGTCGTAATAGATTGGGAATTGAAATCACTGCTAAAGCATTCGATATTGCTGTTAGATTCGTTGATAGACCTGATCTATTGGCTTATCTACTTCAAGAGAAACCAATACCAGATGGTGGTTTCAACCCAAATTTACTCTCAGATTGttgtatatataataatttagcaGCAATTAAAGCTTTGGTTATATTTGGTGGTGAACCTTTTTATCTACAACCTCAATCCTATTGTAGTGGTATGGAAATTTCATCTGCAAGTGGTTTCTTTGAAATcgttcaatatttaaatgaattggaCCAAACGTTATCCATCGGTAATGCAATTGATAAGGCAGCTATAAATGGTCATTTATCAattgttaaatatttaacaGAGAATAGAACATCTGCACATTGTACAACCGATGCTGTTGATAAAGCAGTTTATAATGGTCATGAAGAGGTGGTACGTTATCTATTGAATCATCGTACTGAAGGAGCTACAAGTAGGGCCGTTAGCAATGCAGCTTATTTGGGTGATTTAGAGATGGTCAAGTTTTTACATAATTCTGGCCAACCTTGTAGTAAAGCGGCCATTAACAATGCTGCTTCCAATGGTAATTTAGATGTCATTCAGTTCCTTCAAAAGAATAGGACTGAAGGGTGTACTGAACAAGCTTTAATCAATGCTATCTCTGGTACTTGTTTTGATACtgttaaatatattatcGAACAATATTGTCCAAGAGATGTACAAATCACAGAAGCAACAATGATTGCAATTGGTGAAGCTGGTGATCTTAcaactttaaaatattttaaagatgTTGTATCAAGAACTGTATCTGTTAATTTAGATTTTTCTCATATTTTAAAACCTGCTTTCAATTATGGTTATTtagatattataaaatattgttTACAACCAAGTGGTTCAACTACACCACGTACTCCAAATTCATCATCTCCACCACCAATTTATCAtactttatcaattaataataataataataacaataataacaatatcaatAGTATTTCTTCACCATCAATGAGTAATAAGGTTTCACCAATAATGATACCTTCAAATTCACTATCAACttcatcaatttctttatcttcatcttcatcatcttcttcatcttcttcatctccttcttcttcctcttcaccaatccaatcatcatcaataccaacagtaaatttaccaattttaccaataaattcaatttcatcatcaccaacaattaataataataataataataataataataataatgatttatcaccaacaaaaaatcaacaacaaatttcatcatcaccatcaagtCCGATtcatttatcaattaatggaTTATCGTCAATGATATTTgtatcaccattatcattaccattaaCTAAAGAACATATTTCAATATCTTATTCAAGAGGACATAGTCATATTTTAGAACATTTAGTTGAATATCATCCAAAACCATTGGcaaaatatttatcaacaattgaTCTTTCcccaagaaaaagaattattaaatatgatGAACATCATCTTTTAAACTATTTgaaaaatgtaaattcaagaataaattcaaaaagtAAACCAACAATTTCtatattttctaaaattttaccaataaatttaaaaaaattaaataaataa
- a CDS encoding WD40 repeat-containing protein, translating into MGSRLNPSSNMYIPMNGPRGGYYGMPSMGQLQHPLFNYQFPPGGFQHLQQQQQQQQQQQQQQQQQQQQQTQVQQLHNQLHQQHNQQIQQQAQATQQHLQTQQYLQSQIHQQSQQSQLSNNLNSNSKESTNIPKTNTQYTNFDSKNLDLASRYFSECSTKDFIGNKKKSTSVAWNANGTKIASSGSDGIVRVWNFDPLGNSNNNNNSNNTSSNSKNNNIKETIELKGHDGSIEKISWSPKNNDLLASAGTDKVIKIWDVKIGKCIGTVSTNSENIDVRWSPDGQFIVACTRDDHLALIDLPTIKTLKIYKFNGEELNQVGWDNNGDLILMANSMGNIEAYKFLPKSTTHVKHLKTLYGHTASIYCMEFDPTGKYLAAGSADSIVSLWDIEDMMCVKTFIKSTFPCRSVSFSFDGQFIAASSFESTIEIFHIESSQPIHTIECSGVSSLMWHPTLPLLAYAPEINENNKDPSIRVFGYHS; encoded by the exons atgggTTCAAGATTGAATCCCTCAAGCAATATGTATATCCCAATG aatggACCTAGAGGTGGATATTATGGTATGCCATCAATGGGACAATTACAACATCCACTTTTTAATTATCAATTCCCTCCTGGTGGATTTCAacatttacaacaacaacaacaacaacaacagcaacaacaacaacaacaacaacaacagcaacaacaacaaacacaagTTCAACAATTACATAATCAattacatcaacaacataatcaacaaattcaacaacaagcaCAAGCAACTCAACAACATTTACAAACACAACAATACTTACAATCACAAATTCatcaacaatcacaacaatcacaattaagtaataatttaaatagtaatagtaaagAATCTACAAATATACCGAAAACAAATACACAATATACAAACTTTGATTCTAAAAA TCTTGATTTAGCTTCGAGATATTTTTCAGAGTGTTCAACAAAAGATTTTAtaggtaataaaaaaaag tcaACATCAGTAGCTTGGAATGCCAATGGCACAAAAATTGCAAGTAGTGGTTCAGATGGTATAGTTAGAGTTTGGAATTTTGATCCATTAggaaatagtaataataataataatagcaataatactagtagtaatagtaaaaataataatattaaagaaacaattgaattaaaaggaCATGATGGTAGTATTGAAAAGATTAGTTGGAgtccaaaaaataatgatttattagcAAGTGCAGGAACAGATAAAGTTATAAAGATATGGGAtgttaaaattggtaaatgTATTGGTACAGTTTCAACAAATAGTGAGAATATTGATGTACGTTGGTCACCGGATGGTCAATTCATTGTAGCATGTACACGTGATGATCATTTagcattaattgatttaccaACTATTAAAACCTTGAAAATCTATAAATTCAATGGTGAAGAATTGAATCAAGTCGGTTGGGATAACAATGGCGATTTAATTCTAATGGCAAATTCAATGGGTAATATCGAAGCTTATAAATTCTTACCGAAATCAACCACACAtgtaaaacatttaaaaactttGTATGGTCATACTGCAAGTATCTATTGTATGGAATTCGATCCAACTGGTAAATATTTAGCAGCTGGTTCTGCCGATTCAATCGTTAGTCTTTGGGATATTGAAGATATGATGTGTGttaaaacttttataaaatcaactTTTCCATGTAGATCGGTTTCTTTTAGTTTTGATGGTCAATTCATTGCTGCTTCTTCTTTTGAatcaacaattgaaatt ttcCATATTGAAAGTAGTCAACCAATTCATACAATTGAATGTTCAGGTGTTTCTTCATTAATGTGGCATCCAACATTACCTTTATTGGCTTATGCTcctgaaattaatgaaaataataaggATCCAAGTATCAGAGTATTTGGATATCATTcttaa